Proteins encoded in a region of the Lycorma delicatula isolate Av1 chromosome 6, ASM4794821v1, whole genome shotgun sequence genome:
- the LOC142327069 gene encoding uncharacterized protein LOC142327069 → MASSSLNAEGQKKLRVMSLDYIKSSLIRKTSSKSMCGCSNNVDLNLDDDVEQISTEVDSDSVRVDNKNGTCKECGKRKVNHKSGLFKFLRKGLWWKTNNLGADSVNNRCISNNKVISDCTNSAFPSMISDFNKSKDNNLNYNDCIDKPYCDVTTSEVLEVSNKCNINSVVVSNVSSDLMTTKEDSCNQEQQTNFFLDIETRIVENELPCSDNGIVSNSNDIEIANTDISSDYQNSESVLSSPSPKTRSLACELLKLSKYGWYWGPISREEAEEKLHDQPDGAFLVRDSSADHYLLSLSFKSSGKLLHTRIEHSQGLFSFYHQQEQEGFATIGELIDHSVSSSQSAVFCYSRPRSPGHPAFPVRLTKPVSRFTQVRSLQYLCRFVIRQYITVDNIENLPLPKKIKGYIQEGHY, encoded by the coding sequence ATGGCTTCGAGTTCGTTAAATGCGGAAGGACAGAAAAAATTACGTGTAATGagtttagattatattaaaagtagTCTTATCAGAAAAACGTCCAGCAAATCTATGTGTGGTTGTAGTAACAATGTAGACCTAAATTTAGACGATGATGTCGAACAAATTTCTACCGAGGTAGATAGCGATTCTGTTAGGGTCGACAATAAAAATGGGACATGTAAAGAATGTGGTAAAAGAAAGGTAAATCATAAATcgggtttatttaaatttttaaggaagGGATTATGgtggaaaacaaataatttaggtGCCGATTCTGTTAATAATAGATGTATATCTAATAATAAAGTGATATCAGATTGCACTAATAGTGCATTTCCGTCTATGATTAGTGATTTTAATAAGtccaaagataataatttaaactataacGATTGTATAGATAAACCATATTGTGATGTAACTACTTCGGAGGTGCTAGAGGTATCTAACAAGTGCAATATTAACAGTGTAGTTGTAAGTAATGTATCTTCTGATTTGATGACCACCAAGGAAGATTCTTGTAACCAGGAACAACAAACTAACTTTTTCTTAGATATTGAAACCAGAATTGTAGAAAATGAACTGCCATGTTCTGATAATGGGATAGTTTCCAATTCTAATGATATTGAAATAGCTAATACAGATATCAGTTCTGATTATCAAAATTCTGAATCCGTTTTATCTTCACCTAGTCCAAAAACTCGAAGTCTTGCgtgtgaattattaaaattgtctaAGTATGGTTGGTACTGGGGTCCGATATCACGTGAAGAAGCTGAAGAAAAACTACATGACCAGCCTGATGGTGCATTTCTAGTTAGAGACTCATCTGCTGACCATTACTTATTGAGTTTAAGTTTCAAAAGTTCTGGAAAATTGCTTCATACACGAATAGAGCATAGTCAGGGTCTGTTCAGCTTTTACCATCAGCAGGAACAAGAAGGATTTGCTACAATTGGAGAATTAATTGATCATTCTGTTTCATCTTCACAGTCTGCTGTTTTCTGTTATTCTCGTCCACGATCACCTGGCCACCCTGCATTTCCTGTAAGATTAACTAAACCTGTATCACGTTTTACCCAAGTTAGGTCATTACAATATTTATGTCGTTTTGTTATTCGACAGTATATTACTGTAGATAATATAGAAAATCTCCCTTTACCTAAGAAAATCAAGGGATACATTCAGGAAGgtcattattaa